A stretch of the Buchananella sp. 14KM1171 genome encodes the following:
- a CDS encoding DUF3039 domain-containing protein: MRTPVLATETEGETSVGVLEREETATQPESSDGDGDRFAHYVRKDKVAASAISGAPVVALCGKVWVPGRDPKNYPVCPTCKQIMQELTGGGGGARWPFNWGGKR, from the coding sequence ATGCGAACTCCTGTGCTAGCAACCGAGACCGAGGGCGAGACCTCTGTAGGCGTGCTCGAGCGCGAGGAGACGGCCACCCAGCCGGAGTCCTCAGACGGCGACGGCGACCGCTTTGCCCACTACGTCCGCAAGGACAAGGTGGCCGCCTCCGCGATCAGCGGCGCCCCCGTAGTCGCCCTGTGCGGCAAGGTGTGGGTGCCCGGTCGCGACCCCAAGAACTACCCGGTCTGCCCCACCTGCAAGCAGATCATGCAGGAGCTCACCGGTGGCGGTGGGGGAGCGCGCTGGCCCTTCAACTGGGGCGGCAAGCGCTAG
- the nagB gene encoding glucosamine-6-phosphate deaminase yields the protein MDVVIVPDDATIGALAADQYQKLLEAKPNAVIGLATGSSPLSTYAELIKRYQAGQISFAQATAFMLDEYVGIDPDHPERYRNVIHNEIASKVDLRPEAVHGPDGNAEDLEAACADYEAKIAAAGGVDLQILGIGSDGHIAFNEPGGSLASRTHLGVLTAQTRQDNARFFDGDLDKVPTHCLTQGLATIMSAKKLVLVAQGAGKAEAIRQLVEGGVSAKWPATIMQHHPDALVIVDEAAGSKLELADYYREVAKASGLV from the coding sequence ATGGACGTCGTAATTGTTCCCGACGATGCAACGATCGGTGCGCTGGCCGCCGACCAGTACCAGAAGCTGCTGGAGGCCAAGCCCAACGCAGTGATCGGCCTGGCCACGGGCTCTAGCCCGCTGTCCACCTACGCGGAGCTGATCAAGCGCTACCAGGCCGGCCAGATCTCCTTCGCCCAGGCCACCGCGTTCATGCTGGACGAGTACGTGGGAATCGACCCGGACCACCCGGAGCGCTACCGCAACGTGATCCACAACGAGATCGCCTCCAAGGTGGACCTGCGCCCGGAGGCCGTGCACGGCCCGGACGGCAACGCCGAGGACCTGGAGGCGGCCTGCGCAGACTACGAGGCCAAGATCGCGGCCGCCGGCGGCGTGGACCTGCAGATCCTGGGCATCGGCTCCGACGGCCACATCGCCTTCAACGAGCCCGGCGGCTCCCTGGCCTCCCGCACCCACCTGGGTGTGCTGACCGCCCAGACCCGCCAGGACAACGCCCGCTTCTTCGACGGCGACCTGGACAAGGTGCCCACCCACTGCCTCACCCAAGGCCTGGCCACCATCATGAGCGCCAAGAAGCTCGTGCTGGTCGCCCAGGGTGCCGGCAAGGCGGAGGCGATCCGTCAGCTGGTCGAGGGCGGCGTGAGCGCCAAGTGGCCGGCCACGATCATGCAGCACCACCCCGACGCCCTGGTCATCGTGGACGAGGCCGCCGGCTCCAAGCTGGAGCTGGCCGACTACTACCGCGAGGTCGCCAAGGCCTCCGGGCTGGTCTGA